Genomic segment of Rattus norvegicus strain BN/NHsdMcwi chromosome 7, GRCr8, whole genome shotgun sequence:
ATGCTGGGGCTGAGCACAGGCGGGTCAGTTAGGAGCCTTCACGTCTTCCCAGCGTGTCTACACCCGACAGGCATGAACCTGTAGAGCCCCAACCCATATCTACCTGGGCTTCATCCTACTTCCCACCTCCTTCCTGTCAAAGTTGAAAGTTCTTTTAGAAGAtgctttagaaatatattttcatcttGCCTTGTGGCATTAGGCATGACCTGAAGAAAACTAAGCCTTGAGTAAAACAGAAGCTAAGTCTACAGTGTTGGTGTCCATTAGACCCCAACAGTGAGCCACCACTACAAACCAACATTCCTCAGAGTAATCACTCAGATTAGGACAGGCGTGTAAAGTCGTCAGCCTATGTGGCAAGAGCACTGATAATTCAGGCAAGGATCAGAAATGGCTATCCACTTACCCTTTCAAATCTAAGGACACTGCACTGTGTGTGGCAGGGCTGAAATAAAAGTTTAACCAAACCCTAAAGCATGTGCATGTtaccagaaacaggaaacagtgGTGAAGGGGTTGGTATAAGAATACTTAACACCATGACACACGGAGTGTTTGGAATTAAAGCCACCTGAAAATATGTGTGGGTCATTCTGTCTTCTGCTCAGGAGTGGTAACATCCTTCTTAAGGATGGCTGGAGACCAAACCTTACTGAAACACTGCTTTTAGGCTCCTCGCATGGCGGAGTTGCTTCCTTACATCTTACTGTCTTTGTCCACCTCAGTGTAACCTACCTGCTTTGGGTCTTGCCATCTTTGTATGGGCTTCCCTGATGTGGACAGCTTGTATGAAATAAGTGTGCGTGCTTTCTTAGTGATCATTCTGGTTGCATGCACCCAGCCAGGACCCCAAGTCAGAAGGGAGTATTGCAGCCCCTATGTATCAGAGGCTGCAGTGCTCCAAACAGTGTGGATGAAGATGGCCAGGGGCATTTGGGTAGACGGAGAGGCACTGCTGAGATTACTCCTGGGTTTGGTTGAAGGCGTCTAACTTTCCCAACACTGCTTCATGAGCTGGAGCCAGGTTTAGGCTGGAGCAGTACTAGGTCGGAGAGCACCATCACCATTACACAGCTGACATGATCTCCAGAGGTTTCGCCAAGGCTGGCACATAGCACTTCTCATGTTGCTGGGCTAAGACTTACTTTAATCCTGAATTTATAAAAACAAGTTGCATTTGCAAAGTTCTAATAAAGCAagcatgcggggttggggatttagctcagtggtagagcgcttgcctagcaagcgcaaggccctgggttcgatccccagctccaaaaaaaataaaagaaaaaaaaaaagcaaacatgcATTTATGTACTCATTTCAAATAAAACTGACCTGTCTGGATCATAGTTCATCagcaaaaatactttaaaatacaaTGAAGGATGACTTCTCCCTTCCTATGCATCTACCTGAGCTAAACATCAACTTGAAAAATGTAAAACCTTAAAAAAGCAATTACCTATGTAATATGCCACCTAAAAGAGAAACATAAGAGTTGTAGAAAAAAGGGAGTCTGTGTCAAAACATTTGAGGCCTATGAACCTTTGAACCCCATTACGTTCACCTGCTTCATAGGATGAATTCAGAGCTCAAAGAGTCAGTGTTTTTATAAAGGATAAGGTGCCTTAAACTGTGATAAAATGTATTATACTGGAACGGTTTTCCTTGCCAGCTTAAATCATTCCCAGTTACTGCTTAGAACTCAGATTTCTAAGTGTTGTAAAAGCCAGTGCTCCTTTTAAGTCTTCATCTTCCACACAGGCACAGTGTGGACATTCTCAGCCTAGGGATGTGGAAATTAGCCAGAGCTCACAGCATGTCGTGGAGGTTGCTGACAGGATACCAACTATGCAGACTGCGTCTTTTCAGAAAGCCGCAACCAGCTCTGAAAATCAGACCCTCTTCAGTATGTGTCACCTACGGAACAGACTGCCAgtcaaataaagaaaacaagagaacagTGGAAACGCTCCGTGCGTGCTCCGTTGACATTGGGAAAATCTGCAGGCTGAAAGGATGGGTGCTTCTGGAGGAGGAGACCTACGCCGAGGAGATTGCAaacattctcaaagaactaggTGCCAACCAAACCGTGATAGCCAGTATTTTAGAACGCTGTCCGGAAGCCATTGTCTGCAGTCCCGCTGCTGTTAACACCAAAAGGAAACTCTGGCAGATGGTCTGCAAAACCAAGACAGAGTTAATCCAGTTAATAGAGCAGTTTCCAGAGTCTTTCTTTGCTGTCAAGGACCAGGAGAACCAGAAGCTAAATGTTCAGTTCTTTCAAGAGCTGGGACTCAAGAATGTGGTGATTACCAGGTTTTTGACAACGGCCTCTAGCATTTTCCATAATCCTgtagaaaacaataaacaaatgatAGGGGTTCTCCTGGAGAGCTATCTAAACTTAGGTGGCTCTGAGGCCAATGCTAAAGTGTGGCTACTAAAATTATTAAGCCAAAATCCATTCATTGTGTTAAGTTCTCCTACAGCTGTAGGTGAAGTACTGAAATTTCTCCAAGGACAAGGCTTCACAGACTCCGAAGTTCTTCAGCTTCTGTCCAAACTTAAAGGGTTTCTTTTTCAGCTTCAGCCAGGAAGTATCCAGAACAGTATTTCCTTCACCAAAACTACTTTTGAGTGTACAGACCATGACCTCCGGCAGTTAGTTGTGAAATGCCCTGCCCTTCTATATTATCCTGCTCCTGTTCTAGAAGAGAGAATCCAGGCACTGCTGAAGGAAGGCATCTCCGTAGCTCAAATAAGAGCGTCACCAATGGTTCTTGAATTAACGCCACAGATAATTCAATATAGGATAAGAAAGCTGAATTCTTTAGGCTATGGAATAAAGGATGGTCATCTAGCAAGTCTAAATGGAACAAAAAAGGAGTTTGAAGCTAACTTTAGCAAGATGCAAGCCAAACAAGGAAGGCCATTATTTAACCCTGTGGCCTCATTAAAGGTCGAAGAGTAACAGGGCAAAGTGACCAATTCACAAAGACTTAAGCCATTCAGCTTATAAGCACTAAGGATTCTCAGGACCTACTGAGATTCTGAGTTGTATCCAAGTTACCTCAAAAATAATGGTCTCTGATTCATttgctgtattttaaaatataaattgtatTTAAATAAAACCAGTAACTTTGATCTTGGAACTAGTATTTCAAAACATCATATGTTAAGTGACAGGAGTGTGATAGCTCACACGGATCATTTTGAAGAAATTGACAGTACACACTCTTGCCCAGAGAACACCTCTGTTCCATGAGCTGCTACCAAAGTATAATTCCTCACCACCAGCCTTGAGTCATTAACAGGCCAACAGCACATTCCTTTAGAGAGAGATAACTTCACCTTGTGTTTGGAATGAGTATTTTTGAGTAGTATTACTCATCCAGAAGGATCACGAGCCTACTTCTGTGGTCAGTTTGAAATctcttaaacacacacattcattctgtTCCTCATTTTACAAATGAGGTTCATAGCAGAGTCCAGATTTATTAAGATCTGAATTCTCTTCAATTTCAAGAAAAGATTTTTCACCTTTCCCTGCacagaaaaaggaaggaatacaaaTAAATTGTAGGGGAGGGGTATGAAAACGAATTTCAAAGTTAATTCATGCTTAATTGAAATGAATGTAGCTTCCTAGAAAGCCTGAAAATCTACTGCATGTGATAAGACTTTCAGCTCTAGTGTTTCCACTTCCATTTCTAAGATAAACATACCCAGATAAAGACTGATTCACTTTCAGGTAGGTGTACAGTTTGTAACAACTGTAACACTCATTGGTTGTAATGCACAACAGTTTATGTAGTGTGCACAGCTTTTCAAATAGAATGAGAAATGCAGCCTTTATCTTCTTTTTCCATTCTCTTAGTCAATGCAAGTATCCCTCACTATCCAAATCTGCTCAGTTCCTTAGTTGGGATTGAATAGCAACAAGTGCCCAGGAAGTTAAGAATCCTTACTCTTCTACAGTAAGACTCAAAGAAAGGCACTTACCCAAAGCACTTAGGACTGTCAAGAAAAATGTTAAGACCAGATGTTGGCAGCTGTAGCCTAGTGACAGAGTGCATGCTTCACCTTGAATTCAGTCACAGTTGTATACTTGAatatatacatacgtgtgtgttagagagagaatgtgtttcAGTCAGTGTAGCACAAGATGAGAGGCATCACTGGTCTACCTAAGAAGCAGGAGTTCATCCTCAGTGTGGCGGTGAACCTCTAGGCCTTTGTCCTGGAATCATCAGTAAGTAATGCATGCACTTTCTCACGGAAGGCCTGGAAACATTACAGGCTACAAGGTCCTCTACAGTTACCTGTCAACTGTGAAGTGGTTAGTAACAGGCAAGTGGCCAGGAATGAAGCTGTGAGAGGTCAGAAGTGGAGATAAACATCAGCACCACTTGCATTGCTGTGGCATTTAGGGTTGTAAATGAGATTGTCACAGAGAGGCAACTAAGATGTAGAAAGTGACTAATGAATTTGGAAAAGGGCAATCACTGGTTGACCTTGTCAAGAGTGACTGGTGGAGCAGGAAAGTAAGAAGGCCATGCAGAGTGGGTTGATATGGATGGAAGAGGAGGGCTTGGGACACATGTCAGCAAGGCACGTGGGACAttaggtttgattcctagaactcACATAAGAAATGCAGTGTGGAGTGGGCTTGGGGTCCCTGCAGCAGCAATCTTAAGTGGCTCCTTAACTGCATGCAATAGAAAAGTGTTTCCTAGGTCTCACTCCTCAGCGCTCACACTTTAGTGTGCCTAAGAACAACCCACAAAGGTTGTTAAACAGACCAAACCAACTGACAGGACAAAACCGAGACATCTGAATTTTCAGACTTTTGGTTGTGTGTTTGTACTTTATGGTTGTGTCTACATCCAtatcatgtttttaaaagtacCATACAAAGCCGGACAGCACTTCCTCAACTGCTGTGTAATCTCAACTTTTAAGATGATCCTGTTTACAAATGCCCTTTATTTCGTAGATCTTTATGAAACATTCCATCTTTGCAGATCATAGTCCTTTATTATCAGATTCGGGTGTTCTTTCCCATCCCTTTAATACAAAAATCCCCGCATTATGCAATCAGGTATTTTCATCTGACATTTCACTAAATACAGTATTCATGTCAACATTATTTGATCATTCAAGTGGGTCACACAAATTTATCTTCACTGTGACAAAACCCACTCAAAAAAGGAGCCGAATAGCAGAAACCTCCAGGTGCACACAACAAAGTGAACTAGTCCTGTTTAACAGGTCAGATTGCTAGTCTACGCAAATAAAGTAGAAGAGACTCAGGTGTATAGCTGTACACATCATCAAATTGCAAGTTCATCTCAGTTAGAACTACAGCTACCTGTACATCTGTACAGTTCTCTGCCATTGTTGTAAAAGCCCCTCTGAACCACATTGTACTTCAGCATTTAAGACAATTGAGAAAATTTACCACTTGTCTTTTCTATAGCAGAAAATAATTACAGCCATTTTTCCTCAAGTGATCTTAAAGACAAGCAAAGTTGAAAATAAATATGCAAGCATATAGTATACTAAGCCTACACGTAGACTAATTCAGGTACAAAGCATAGCAGAGCCTCTAAGTTAGAAATACAAaccagcaatgaatcaagaaattcTTCTAAATAGCAGGACTCGAGTTCTCCAATACCATTACTTAGATCACTGAGAATTAATTTTGGAATTTAAAAAATACCATTTGTTAAGACATTTCACCAGATCTACCAACAAATGTCTCTTAAATGATATTGCATGAAATAAATGACCATTTAATTCCTTCTAAATTTAATTCAATGATTTTAAGTTTTCTATAAACATAAAGTTCCAAGAACATTTGTAGATTTGCTTGACAGTCCTGCTGTTATTtatgaatgctttttaaatttatatttttatccaACTGTTGGTCCACATTACTAATAGAATCCTCTTAAAGAGTTCCCAACATTTGAACCTACATATTTGGGGGATCTTCTCCTGCTTTCAGGTACACTACATTTTGACTTATGTCAAGGCACCgctcccttcctctttccaggGAGTTAGAAGGGGCAGAATTGAGACAGACTTCTAGTTTTAGgtataaagaaaattaagattttttttcaggcTTAGCTTATAAGATAAATGCCAAATATATTTGTCATTTATAGATTTCCATAAATGAAGCATTAAGACAAAAAGAATTGAACTTTTGAGTAACATCCTGTGAGAATGAATGAGCTATGGTAACACATTGAGACACAACATGCTTACCATCCACATTGAAACCGTCAGTTCCCTCCCTGAGCCTGGCTTGAGAAAGGGTAAGTCTACAGTACTGTGTGACAGTCTACAGTACTGCGTGACAGTCTACAGTACTGCGTTAGAGGGCTCTAAGAGAGCATGTTTTTAAGCCAGGAATAAATTTCACTGCAGATGCAGTTCAGTTGGTTCAGTACTTGCCTACTCTGCATGCCACCCTGGGCTCCACCCCCAATATCACATAAACCAAGCATGGTGTCTCATGGCTGcaatctcagaacttgggaggtgaAAACAGAATTAGAAGCTCCAGGATATCCTCAACTACATAtccagttcaagaccagcctgggctttataagatcccatctcaaaaaaggaaaaaaaaaaaaacctgtatatGTTACTGAAAGCActtatctactttttttttttttttaaattcaaagccAATGTATGGAGCCCGTCTCGTTCATTTGAAGAGTCAATCCTCATATATTAATGGttgattttattgtatttttaaaggaattactATGGATAATTTAAGACATCCTAAAGAAAGAATAAGCATGAAGGATTATCTTAGATTCCTCAGATAAttataagaatttaaaaattaatatttatgccTTCTCGCTATGAAAACTTGCTTTGCTGAGCTAAGAGCTGTTCATAGATACTGTGGGGTG
This window contains:
- the Mterf2 gene encoding transcription termination factor 2, mitochondrial isoform X1, whose protein sequence is MWKLARAHSMSWRLLTGYQLCRLRLFRKPQPALKIRPSSVCVTYGTDCQSNKENKRTVETLRACSVDIGKICRLKGWVLLEEETYAEEIANILKELGANQTVIASILERCPEAIVCSPAAVNTKRKLWQMVCKTKTELIQLIEQFPESFFAVKDQENQKLNVQFFQELGLKNVVITRFLTTASSIFHNPVENNKQMIGVLLESYLNLGGSEANAKVWLLKLLSQNPFIVLSSPTAVGEVLKFLQGQGFTDSEVLQLLSKLKGFLFQLQPGSIQNSISFTKTTFECTDHDLRQLVVKCPALLYYPAPVLEERIQALLKEGISVAQIRASPMVLELTPQIIQYRIRKLNSLGYGIKDGHLASLNGTKKEFEANFSKMQAKQGRPLFNPVASLKVEE
- the Mterf2 gene encoding transcription termination factor 2, mitochondrial precursor is translated as MSWRLLTGYQLCRLRLFRKPQPALKIRPSSVCVTYGTDCQSNKENKRTVETLRACSVDIGKICRLKGWVLLEEETYAEEIANILKELGANQTVIASILERCPEAIVCSPAAVNTKRKLWQMVCKTKTELIQLIEQFPESFFAVKDQENQKLNVQFFQELGLKNVVITRFLTTASSIFHNPVENNKQMIGVLLESYLNLGGSEANAKVWLLKLLSQNPFIVLSSPTAVGEVLKFLQGQGFTDSEVLQLLSKLKGFLFQLQPGSIQNSISFTKTTFECTDHDLRQLVVKCPALLYYPAPVLEERIQALLKEGISVAQIRASPMVLELTPQIIQYRIRKLNSLGYGIKDGHLASLNGTKKEFEANFSKMQAKQGRPLFNPVASLKVEE